The window AAACGGGCCCAACCTTCCCCGTAGGCGTCGTTGAAGCCGATGTAGGCCACGGTCCGCACCCCCCGGGCTACCATGTCGGCCACGATGGCCTGGGCCATGAGCTCTTCCGTTTGCGGCGTCTTAAACACCCAAAAGCGCTGGGCGTCCACCGGGTGGATGATGTCCTTGCTGGCGGCCAGGGAGATCTTGGGCACCCGGGCCTCGGCCACCACGGGGATCATGCCCAAGGAGGCCGGGGTGGTGGTGGTGCCCACGATGGCCACCACCCCCTCCTCCACCAGGCGGCGGGTGTTCCGCACCGCCTGGGTGGTGTCGGAGGCGTCGTCCAGGATGACGAACTGCACCCGCCTCCCCGCCACCCCCCCGGCGCGGTCCACCAGGTCCTGGATCATGAGGAAGGT is drawn from Thermus thermamylovorans and contains these coding sequences:
- a CDS encoding ABC transporter substrate-binding protein, with protein sequence MKRWFLVALALALAVPAWAQGVIRIGVVVSATGPAASLGIPERNTFLMIQDLVDRAGGVAGRRVQFVILDDASDTTQAVRNTRRLVEEGVVAIVGTTTTPASLGMIPVVAEARVPKISLAASKDIIHPVDAQRFWVFKTPQTEELMAQAIVADMVARGVRTVAYIGFNDAYGEGWAR